A portion of the Cloacibacillus sp. An23 genome contains these proteins:
- a CDS encoding alpha/beta fold hydrolase has product MDCGFRSEVTVLPSPFGDTGVRVSRLFPVEPDGTHALLLHGVHSSANLGHRNKFRHLAEILAARGVTPWLCETSRVSVSREECGDEPLAWIEESFGGKTFAEEHDDCLAALRLVLGEKPEKLWIWGFSLGGIIALLLARLDEVRVNRLILAGTGLVSMPEVEKIMMPMPVLSTLRSTVEAGMVDDVRAGEAFAFRGTEDAVFSEEACRDLLGSLRMPEERKKFFPIEGADHSLKTRGGKADPGIMDEMLSLMDGI; this is encoded by the coding sequence ATGGACTGCGGATTCAGAAGTGAAGTAACAGTACTGCCGTCGCCCTTCGGGGACACCGGCGTGCGCGTCAGCCGGCTCTTTCCGGTAGAACCGGACGGCACGCACGCGCTGCTGCTGCACGGCGTTCACAGCAGCGCCAACCTCGGCCATCGAAACAAGTTCCGTCACCTTGCGGAAATCCTCGCCGCGCGCGGCGTGACTCCGTGGCTCTGCGAGACGAGCCGCGTCTCCGTCAGCCGCGAGGAATGCGGCGACGAGCCGCTCGCGTGGATAGAAGAGTCCTTCGGAGGCAAAACATTCGCCGAGGAGCACGACGACTGCCTTGCGGCGCTGCGCCTAGTACTCGGCGAAAAGCCCGAAAAGCTCTGGATATGGGGCTTCTCGCTCGGCGGCATCATAGCCCTGCTGCTCGCCCGGCTCGACGAAGTCCGCGTGAACCGTCTGATACTTGCGGGAACGGGGCTCGTCTCCATGCCGGAGGTGGAAAAGATAATGATGCCTATGCCCGTGCTCTCGACGCTGCGCTCCACGGTCGAGGCCGGCATGGTTGACGACGTGCGCGCCGGCGAGGCGTTCGCCTTCCGCGGCACCGAGGACGCCGTCTTTTCGGAGGAGGCCTGCCGGGATCTGCTCGGCTCGCTGAGGATGCCGGAGGAGCGTAAAAAATTCTTCCCGATAGAGGGAGCCGACCATTCGCTGAAAACCCGAGGCGGGAAAGCCGACCCCGGCATAATGGACGAGATGCTCTCTCTGATGGACGGGATATGA
- a CDS encoding M23 family metallopeptidase: MKLKIIAALLSAAALATSACAADIDYQEFQEDPLETAIRKLASPDGAAWDMEEMLSGGAPDIVQQVIWPLRTGYLGRGLKRTGRRHTGVDMSAPKGTPIYAVLDGVVEVVSNNGPGFRGYGRVIVINHGGKLWSLYSHNSANYVKVGQRVKQGDKIAAVGRTGRATGNHLHFELRNENGTPLDPMKYLPKEGRLPKR, encoded by the coding sequence ATGAAGCTGAAAATCATCGCCGCGCTGCTGTCGGCCGCGGCGCTCGCGACCTCCGCCTGCGCGGCGGACATAGACTATCAGGAATTCCAGGAAGACCCGCTCGAAACGGCGATACGCAAGCTCGCCTCGCCGGACGGCGCCGCGTGGGATATGGAGGAAATGCTCTCCGGCGGCGCGCCCGACATCGTGCAGCAGGTGATATGGCCGCTGCGCACCGGCTACCTCGGCCGAGGCCTCAAGCGAACGGGCCGCAGGCACACGGGCGTGGATATGAGCGCGCCGAAAGGCACTCCGATATACGCGGTGCTCGACGGCGTCGTCGAGGTCGTTTCCAACAACGGCCCCGGCTTCCGCGGCTACGGGCGCGTCATCGTCATCAACCACGGCGGCAAACTCTGGTCGCTCTACTCGCACAACTCCGCGAACTACGTCAAAGTAGGACAGCGCGTCAAACAGGGCGACAAAATAGCCGCGGTGGGACGCACCGGACGCGCGACGGGCAATCACCTGCACTTCGAGCTGCGCAATGAAAATGGAACGCCGCTCGACCCGATGAAATATCTTCCGAAAGAAGGCCGCCTGCCGAAACGCTGA